In Pseudoalteromonas sp. MM1, a single window of DNA contains:
- a CDS encoding fatty acid cis/trans isomerase: MKKILISTLVLIILSGCAYLGNAHYNDLFGDEQTQQRIVPHDTGAGAEFLQSVKPVLDTRCVVCHGCYDAPCQLKLSSPEGIDRGLSKELVYDGTRLLASTPSRLLFDATSTEQWRKKGFTPVLNERNQSSEANLAGGVLFNSLVLKQSAPLPENEILDDEFDFSLSRSQTCATMGEFDRLAAEQPHGGMPYGLPGVSSQEFYHLQKWLKDGGKMAHIKPPTKAELTNVKNWEAFLNQDSLKYQLAARYIYEHWFLAHIYFDSDNPQSFFKLVRSSTPPGEEIKLINTRRPYDDPKVSRVYYRLLQERSTVLSKTHLPLRLDDAKLTRIYEQFIAPDYTVTKMPSYEPKSASNPFKTFEVLPINAKYQFMLDEAELIIMGFIKGPVCRGQIALNVINDHFWVAFADPEKVATPAVEDMLLQHEEALELPAAEESNALPISNWVKYSVREKKYLQAKVELANEMFKNGEHLTTDLLWKGEGHNKNAALTIFRHFDSATVVKGFIGQEPKTMWVLDYALFERIHYLLVAGFDVYGNIGHQLVTRLYMDFLRLEGEQNFLALLPEAKRHQIKKSWYRKSPPSLSKFFKNNREFSQPSGIEYKTDDPQHELYGLVKQTLAPILSEHYDYKKVPAPLNTLNDMPAKAINLLPQLSYILVKQDDESHKAYTLIHHNAHYNISSLLNEDGQRAYDEDTATLVPGFIGDYPAAIWYLNDQNEVGEFAQLLPLMQIEADYAALKVKFGIRRSHPDFWKYSDIMHQVAKEYRGVEFGMFDYNRLENR, encoded by the coding sequence ATGAAAAAAATTCTGATCAGTACATTAGTCCTTATTATCCTCAGTGGGTGTGCTTATTTAGGTAATGCTCATTACAACGACTTATTTGGTGATGAACAAACACAGCAGCGAATTGTGCCGCACGATACCGGCGCTGGTGCCGAGTTTTTGCAAAGTGTTAAGCCTGTGCTAGATACACGTTGTGTGGTATGCCATGGTTGTTATGATGCGCCTTGTCAGCTAAAGCTTTCTTCGCCTGAAGGGATAGATAGAGGGCTAAGTAAAGAGCTTGTTTATGACGGAACACGGCTATTAGCAAGCACGCCTAGTCGATTATTATTTGATGCAACCAGTACTGAGCAATGGCGCAAGAAAGGCTTTACCCCAGTGCTTAATGAACGTAACCAAAGCTCGGAAGCAAACCTTGCCGGTGGGGTGTTATTTAATTCACTCGTACTTAAGCAAAGTGCACCGTTGCCAGAGAATGAAATTCTTGATGATGAATTTGATTTTTCACTTAGCCGCTCACAAACCTGCGCAACTATGGGTGAGTTTGACCGATTAGCAGCAGAACAACCCCACGGCGGTATGCCTTACGGTTTACCTGGAGTATCTAGCCAAGAGTTTTACCATTTACAAAAATGGCTTAAAGACGGTGGAAAGATGGCACACATTAAACCGCCTACCAAAGCCGAGCTAACAAACGTTAAAAATTGGGAAGCGTTTTTAAATCAAGACAGCTTAAAATACCAGCTAGCCGCGCGTTATATTTATGAACATTGGTTTTTAGCCCATATTTACTTTGATTCTGATAACCCGCAAAGCTTTTTTAAATTAGTACGCTCAAGTACGCCCCCAGGCGAAGAAATTAAGTTAATTAATACGCGCCGACCTTATGATGATCCAAAAGTGAGTCGAGTTTACTATCGCTTATTACAAGAACGATCAACCGTTTTGTCAAAAACACATCTACCGCTAAGGCTTGATGACGCTAAGCTTACACGTATTTATGAGCAATTTATTGCCCCTGATTATACCGTCACTAAAATGCCTAGTTATGAGCCTAAATCAGCGTCTAACCCTTTTAAAACGTTTGAAGTGCTCCCTATTAATGCTAAGTATCAGTTTATGCTTGATGAAGCAGAGCTAATTATAATGGGCTTTATTAAGGGCCCCGTATGTCGAGGCCAAATTGCGCTTAATGTAATTAACGATCACTTTTGGGTGGCCTTTGCTGACCCTGAAAAAGTCGCGACACCAGCCGTAGAGGATATGTTACTGCAACACGAAGAAGCGCTCGAGTTACCAGCAGCAGAAGAGAGCAACGCATTGCCTATTTCTAACTGGGTTAAATATTCAGTACGTGAGAAAAAATACTTACAGGCTAAAGTTGAACTGGCTAACGAGATGTTTAAAAATGGAGAGCATTTAACCACCGACTTATTGTGGAAAGGTGAAGGCCATAACAAAAATGCTGCGCTTACTATATTTCGTCATTTTGATAGTGCCACGGTAGTGAAAGGGTTTATTGGTCAAGAGCCTAAAACTATGTGGGTTTTAGATTATGCGCTATTTGAGCGAATTCATTACTTACTTGTTGCAGGCTTTGATGTATATGGAAATATCGGCCATCAATTAGTGACCCGCCTTTATATGGACTTTTTACGTTTGGAGGGAGAGCAAAACTTTTTGGCCTTATTACCTGAAGCGAAGCGCCATCAAATTAAAAAAAGCTGGTACAGAAAGTCTCCGCCGAGTTTGTCTAAGTTTTTTAAAAATAACCGAGAGTTTAGCCAACCTAGCGGTATTGAATATAAAACTGATGACCCACAACACGAGTTGTATGGGTTAGTTAAGCAAACTTTAGCGCCAATACTGAGTGAGCACTACGACTATAAAAAAGTCCCTGCGCCATTAAATACACTTAACGATATGCCAGCGAAGGCGATAAATTTACTACCGCAGTTGTCGTATATTTTGGTTAAGCAAGATGATGAATCACATAAAGCTTATACGCTTATTCACCACAACGCGCATTACAATATTTCCAGCTTATTAAATGAAGATGGTCAGCGCGCATATGATGAGGATACTGCTACCCTAGTGCCTGGTTTTATTGGCGATTATCCAGCGGCTATTTGGTATTTAAATGATCAAAATGAAGTGGGTGAATTTGCACAGCTATTACCTCTTATGCAAATTGAAGCAGATTACGCAGCTTTAAAAGTAAAATTTGGTATTCGTCGCTCACACCCTGATTTTTGGAAGTATAGCGACATAATGCATCAAGTAGCAAAAGAATATCGCGGTGTAGAGTTTGGTATGTTTGACTACAACCGATTAGAAAACCGCTAG
- a CDS encoding VOC family protein: MNNKNNYPQGVFCWAELCTHNWLEGKAFYTSLFEWGNDDQPIGDDEYYTMLQKQGDDIAAMYQMPKEQVADSLPSYWLTYIAVDDVDACAIKAQELGAQIIAGPHNVMDAGRMLMLRDPAGATVALWQGKEHIGCKRPCELNTPYWHEMATRDSETSRHFYCELLGWKSETKPMEGMDYTLFLVAGKPVAGMLQMTDEWPQDVPPHWMIYFAVDNCDSYVKEAASLGGQVCVPATDIPDVGRFSVICDPQGAVFSIIESAMDDIKAQ, translated from the coding sequence ATGAATAATAAAAATAACTATCCGCAAGGCGTTTTTTGCTGGGCTGAACTGTGTACTCATAATTGGCTAGAAGGGAAAGCTTTTTATACCTCGTTGTTTGAATGGGGAAATGACGATCAGCCCATTGGCGATGATGAGTATTATACTATGTTACAAAAGCAAGGTGACGATATTGCCGCCATGTACCAAATGCCTAAAGAGCAAGTGGCGGACTCCTTACCTAGTTACTGGTTGACCTATATTGCAGTAGATGATGTTGATGCATGTGCAATTAAGGCGCAAGAGCTCGGCGCGCAAATTATAGCGGGCCCGCACAATGTGATGGATGCGGGGCGTATGTTAATGCTTAGAGATCCTGCGGGTGCCACGGTGGCGCTATGGCAGGGTAAAGAACATATAGGATGCAAACGCCCTTGTGAGCTCAACACACCTTATTGGCATGAAATGGCAACGCGTGATAGTGAAACGAGTCGTCATTTTTACTGTGAACTACTGGGGTGGAAAAGTGAAACAAAGCCTATGGAAGGTATGGATTACACCTTATTTTTAGTTGCTGGCAAGCCGGTAGCTGGCATGCTACAAATGACCGATGAATGGCCACAAGATGTGCCTCCTCACTGGATGATTTATTTTGCAGTGGATAACTGCGACAGCTATGTTAAAGAAGCGGCGAGCCTTGGAGGGCAAGTGTGTGTACCCGCCACAGATATCCCTGATGTAGGGCGATTTAGTGTTATTTGCGATCCTCAAGGGGCTGTTTTTTCTATCATTGAATCAGCAATGGATGATATTAAAGCTCAGTAA